The sequence AGGGTTCATACTTTTATCTTTCCGGAGATTAATCGAGGCAAAAGCGAATCGCGAAGATTAGAAAGACCTCGTGTCTGAATCGAATTCTTAATCTGAAGTTCATGAAGTGGTCTAAATATTGCATCCAATGCTCGCAATTCTGCTTCACTTGGTACCGACACCTTGGCTTCTTTTAGATGGTGACGTTGGATATGTCCCATTGTTGTTGCTTTTCCGGCCGCTGTATCAATAAATCTCTTCAAATGGCGTTTCGTCCATAGATAATAAAACCATTGCGGATATATTTCAGAGGTAACTTTGAATAAATGTTGATTAAGCGCTCCATCGCCATCGGTCCATATTTTTACAATAAGTGTGCCGGACCATGAAAAAAGCATGTCCTCGTCGTTAACCAAGTATTTTTCTGGTATGTCAGTTGTGGCGCGGTCGGTGCTGTCGGTTATTCCAGTGGACATTTCGCGAATTTTTATTACGGGCAGACTATTTACGGAATTGTCTGCAGGAAATTTTTGCATAGCAGCTCCGTTCAAAAATCCGGCAATCTCATCAAGGGATTTTTTGGGCCAGGTTTTGGCTTCTGGGTTGTCAATGAAGTAATGTTTAAATAACACTTGACCGATTTTCTCCAACGTCTGATTCATCTGCCGATTCGACTGCACTTTTTGGTCTATTTCGAAAAGAAAGTCACTTATTTTCTTTTGCTCTTCCAGGGAAGGTGCGATGATTTTCAAGTTTGAGAAAATTTTTGTTGTGAGACTCCCTCGAATACTTTCATTATCAGACAAGGCTCTCAACCTCTCATACATAGATGAAATGACATAAAATAAGAATTTATCATCTACAAATTTTGAATTTGGTCTCAATTCTATTATTGATTGATTAATGTAAGTGTCGTTCATTAAATATGATGCTTGGCCTCTGGTTTTTCCTTGGCCTGCCGAAGCAATAACAGTACTTCCTCGCAATGCCTTTCTGGTGCTTGAATTGCGAACACCTTCTTCGGTAATAGTTTTTTCAGTTTTATAGATATACCTTTGACGAGTCTCCCCGGAGTTAAGCCAGGGTATGCCCCCTCCCCAAAATTTGGGATTTGAGGTTTGCGGTGTCCCACCACTGGTTATAGCTTCACAGATTTCACCAAGCAAAACCGTCTTCATCATAGCCACTCCAGCTTTAGACCATCATTTTCTATAACGACCTGGCAGAGATATTTGTAATCCAGCTCATCACGCATTGCTTTCAAATCAGAATGATCATCACCTCGAGCTCTCCACTTTAATGCGATAACTAAAAGGTTATCGCTGTTATGCCCGCGATGATG is a genomic window of Candidatus Dormiibacterota bacterium containing:
- a CDS encoding restriction endonuclease subunit S: MMKTVLLGEICEAITSGGTPQTSNPKFWGGGIPWLNSGETRQRYIYKTEKTITEEGVRNSSTRKALRGSTVIASAGQGKTRGQASYLMNDTYINQSIIELRPNSKFVDDKFLFYVISSMYERLRALSDNESIRGSLTTKIFSNLKIIAPSLEEQKKISDFLFEIDQKVQSNRQMNQTLEKIGQVLFKHYFIDNPEAKTWPKKSLDEIAGFLNGAAMQKFPADNSVNSLPVIKIREMSTGITDSTDRATTDIPEKYLVNDEDMLFSWSGTLIVKIWTDGDGALNQHLFKVTSEIYPQWFYYLWTKRHLKRFIDTAAGKATTMGHIQRHHLKEAKVSVPSEAELRALDAIFRPLHELQIKNSIQTRGLSNLRDSLLPRLISGKIKV